A section of the Leucoraja erinacea ecotype New England chromosome 31, Leri_hhj_1, whole genome shotgun sequence genome encodes:
- the ptgesl gene encoding prostaglandin E synthase 2, whose translation MAASCVGAGLHCSRLAACRKVGKWQFPALQSGCRLYGHGEGLQKKLTERLIAGNTALGFAFVLGGTLGLYQTVRHYARQHQAQQQHTKDSRAGLSLTLYQYKTCPFCSKVRAFLDFHSLPYEIVEVNPILRKEIKFSSYRKVPILIGENGEKVQINDSSVIISAIKTYLVSRDRNLHQVISFYPELKSKNEKGKEITEYSNKYWVMLEDQDEQQFYPNKEIRKEEIQWRRWVDDWLVHLISPNVYRTPGEALESFDYIVREGKFGVVEGFFAKYVGAAAMFFVSKRLKSRHNLHEDVRQDLYKAVDQWMAAVGKHRPFMGGNVPNLADLAVYGVLRVMEDLEAFGDMMANTKIKPWYQRMEENVQKGSRLSNNLLPGESH comes from the exons ATGGCAGCCTCCTGTGTTGGTGCAGGGTTGCATTGCAGCCGTCTTGCAGCTTGCAGGAAGGTCGGGAAATGGCAGTTCCCGGCGCTGCAGTCGGGCTGTCGGTTGTATGGTCACGGCGAGGGTTTGCAGAAGAAGCTAACGGAGAGATTGATAGCTGGCAACACAGCGCTGGGCTTTGCGTTTGTGCTGGGTGGCACCCTGGGTCTGTATCAGACAGTCAGGCATTATGCACGGCAGCATCAAGCCCAGCAGCAACATACAAAg GACTCCAGGGCTGGTCTGTCTCTAACTTTGTATCAGTATAAGACCTGTCCATTCTGCAGTAAAGTCCGTGCGTTCCTAGATTTCCACTCACTGCCCTACGAAATTGTGGAAGTCAACCCGATCTTACGGAAAGAGATCAAATTTTCCAGTTACCGAAAGGTTCCAATTTTGATTGGGGAGAATGGAGAAAAAGTG cAAATCAACGATTCCTCGGTTATCATCAGTGCTATAAAAACATATTTAGTGTCCAG GGACAGAAACCTACATCAGGTGATATCATTTTACCCAGAGCTGAAATCAAAAAATGAGAAGGGGAAGGAGATCACTGAATACAGCAACAAGTATTGGGTGATGCTGGAGGATCAGGATGAGCAGCAATTCTATCCCAATAAGGAGATTAGAAA GGAAGAAATACAATGGCGCAGGTGGGTGGATGACTGGCTTGTTCACCTCATTTCACCCAATGTCTACCGCACTCCTGGAGAAGCCCTGGAGTCTTTCGACTACATTGTGCGAGAGGGGAAATTTGGTGTGGTTGAAGGATTTTTTGCAAAATATGTTGGAGCAGCTGCCATGTTTTTTGTCAGCAAGAGGCTCAAGTCCAG ACACAATCTTCATGAGGATGTACGGCAGGATCTGTACAAAGCAGTTGATCAGTGGATGGCTGCTGTGGGCAAGCACAGGCCATTTATGGGTGGAAACGTGCCCAATCTCGCTGATTTG GCTGTCTATGGAGTTCTCCGGGTAATGGAAGATCTAGAGGCATTCGGTGATATGATGGCAAACACCAAGATCAAGCCATGGTACCAGAGAATGGAGGAAAATGTACAGAAAGGATCGAGATTAAGCAATAATTTGTTGCCAGGAGAATCACATTAA
- the bbln gene encoding UPF0184 protein C9orf16 homolog has translation MSGPNGEPAVNVEHEEDDVPAEEYDTLNLMLDQIDSCLDNLEEKNDVLNAKFQELLESNRQARMEFRQQQIDATVLSIESKNQKA, from the exons ATGTCGGGACCGAATGGAGAGCCGGCTGTTAATGTGGAGCATGAAGAGGACGATGTACCCGCTGAAG AATATGATACACTCAACTTGATGCTTGATCAGATTGACTCTTGCTTGGACAACCTTGAGGAGAAGAACGATGTACTAAATGCTAAATTTCAAGAACTGTTGGAGTCAAATCGCCAAGCAAGGATGGAATTTAGGCAGCAACAAATTGATGCAACAGTCCTTTCAATAGAATCCAAGAACCAGAAGGCTTGA